One genomic region from Balneola sp. encodes:
- a CDS encoding polyprenyl synthetase codes for MTDNQELEQINSETVTRKTLKKITSPVSENLTEFRSFFKNTIQSDVFLLDQIINYLLRQKGKELRPTLVFMSANLFGDINQRSYIAATMIELLHTATLIHDDVVDEADSRRGFVSINKIWKNKAGVLLGDYLLSKGLLIALENEEHQLLKVQSRAVQKMSEGELRQLKTAGLFNMTEERYFQIISEKTASLISTCCECGAVSATDDEEMHELMSEIGMCIGIAFQIRDDLFDYGVYDIGKPTRNDIQERKVTLPLIKAFEHASKKESANIRALMKKRKKTSKDVDKIVSFVHESDGMEYAKQSMYDYANEAIEALNKLPDSQAKQDFADLIHFVITRKK; via the coding sequence ATGACCGATAACCAAGAGTTAGAACAGATAAATTCTGAGACCGTTACCCGCAAGACTTTAAAAAAAATAACCTCTCCTGTCTCGGAAAATCTTACAGAATTTAGAAGCTTTTTTAAAAATACTATACAGTCAGATGTTTTTCTGCTGGATCAAATCATTAATTACCTTTTACGGCAAAAAGGAAAGGAACTCCGACCGACTCTTGTTTTTATGAGTGCGAACTTATTCGGAGACATCAATCAGAGAAGTTATATAGCAGCTACTATGATTGAACTCCTCCATACCGCCACCCTAATACATGATGACGTGGTAGATGAAGCAGATTCACGCCGTGGTTTTGTGAGCATCAACAAAATCTGGAAGAATAAAGCAGGGGTATTATTAGGTGATTACCTGCTTTCAAAAGGCTTACTCATTGCTTTGGAGAATGAAGAACATCAGCTCCTTAAAGTGCAATCCAGGGCAGTACAAAAAATGAGTGAAGGTGAACTTCGCCAGCTCAAGACAGCCGGACTTTTTAATATGACGGAAGAACGATATTTCCAGATTATTTCAGAAAAAACAGCCAGCCTTATTTCTACATGCTGTGAGTGTGGTGCTGTGTCTGCTACCGACGATGAAGAGATGCATGAGCTAATGAGCGAGATCGGAATGTGTATAGGTATCGCTTTCCAGATCAGAGATGATTTATTCGATTATGGAGTCTATGATATCGGGAAACCTACCCGAAACGATATACAGGAACGTAAAGTAACGCTCCCTTTGATCAAAGCTTTTGAGCATGCTTCGAAAAAAGAGTCTGCTAACATTCGGGCCTTAATGAAGAAGCGTAAAAAAACATCCAAAGATGTAGATAAGATTGTCTCCTTTGTGCATGAAAGTGACGGAATGGAATATGCCAAACAAAGCATGTATGATTATGCGAATGAAGCCATAGAAGCACTAAATAAACTTCCTGACTCACAAGCTAAACAGGACTTCGCCGACCTCATTCACTTTGTGATCACCCGGAAAAAATAA